A genomic window from Coccinella septempunctata chromosome 9, icCocSept1.1, whole genome shotgun sequence includes:
- the LOC123320004 gene encoding zinc finger protein OZF-like — protein MNNSNICMICLDNRDKIKNIADLGSSDVCLRIKLEKCIPELDWKNDYTICSQCSKQLENAYDFREQCLNSQTERCKLWEEKMVNSEIANTESKDDTISSNHVETSDILEEEENIESKAFTCFQCNDIYSNKTSLTKHIKLQHRKSKEFFCKYCCKRYVNESFCVKHEKICHLKADKKDLDAEETITNETGDQPPEIDRQNKCDICDTSFNNKYLLKRHRKYVHATEKNFKCDQCSSTFVSSVYLSAHQRYHSGDRKHICLFCGKRYITASDLYHHEKIHQNKRAYKCHFCDKAFNTSSDLHKHKICVHMDRNLWKYSCEYCMRKFPLKTNLDAHIKLHTGEKNFHCNLCDRKCISRSALTRHLETHTRLKSFKCEICNLGYKHQKSLEVHMAKSHGVGDIKVPDREKKYFCHLCPKSFQANCKLEKHVRSHTGDKPFKCPSCDKCFVDKSYIKQHLKVKHKQD, from the exons atgaataattccaatATTTGTATGATTTGTTTAGACAACAGAGATAAAATAAAGAATATAGCAGATCTGGGCTCATCAGATGTATGTCTTCGAATAAAATTAGAGAAATGCATACCAGAACTT GATTGGAAGAATGATTACACTATTTGCTCACAATGTTCGAAGCAGCTGGAAAATGCTTACGATTTTCGTGAACAATGTTTAAATTCACAAACTGAAAGATGCAAATTATGGGAggaaaaaatggttaattcAGAAATAGCGAACACTGAATCGAAAGATGATACAATTTCTTCGAACCACGTTGAAACTAGCGATATATTGGAAGAAGAAGAGAATATTGAGTCTAAAGCTTTTACATGTTTTCAATGTAATGACATATATTCGAATAAAACATCCTTAACTAAGCATATTAAATTGCAACATAGAAAgtcaaaagaatttttttgcaaATACTGTTGTAAACGTTATGTTAATGAAAGTTTTTGCGTGAAACATGAGAAAATCTGTCATCTGAAGGCAGATAAAAAAGATTTAGATGCAGAAGAAACAATTACTAATGAAACCg GAGACCAACCACCAGAAATTGATAGGCAGAATAAATGTGATATTTGTGACACCTCCTTCAACAACAAGTATCTCCTGAAGCGGCACAGAAAATATGTTCATGCtaccgaaaaaaatttcaagtgtgACCAGTGTTCCAGTACCTTTGTTTCTTCAGTTTATTTGAGCGCACATCAGAGATACCATTCTGGTGATAGGAAACACATTTGTTTGTTTTGTGGAAAGAGGTATATAACTGCAAGTGATTTATACCATCATGAGAAAATACATCAGAACAAAAGAGCCTACAAGTGTCACTTCTGTGATAAAGCTTTCAACACTTCTTCCGACTTACACAAACATAAAATTTGTGTACATATGGATAGAAATTTATGGAAATATTCGTGTGAATATTGTATGCGTAAATTTCCTCTGAAGACTAATCTGGATGCTCATATAAAATTACATACTGGTGAAAAGAATTTCCATTGTAATTTATGTGATAGGAAGTGCATTTCAAGATCCGCTTTGACACGCCATCTAGAGACTCATACTAGGTTGAAATCTTTCAAATGTGAAATTTGTAACTTGGGATATAAACATCAGAAGTCCTTAGAGGTTCATATGGCAAAGAGTCATGGGGTGGGTGACATAAAAGTACCCGATAGGGAGAAAAAGTACTTCTGTCATCTATGTCCAAAAAGCTTTCAAGCAAACTGCAAGTTGGAAAAACATGTTAGAAGCCACACAGGTGATAAACCATTTAAATGTCCAAGTTGCGATAAGTGTTTTGTGGATAAAAGTTACATAAAACAGCATCTAAAGGTTAAACACAAACAAGATTGA
- the LOC123319992 gene encoding phosphorylase b kinase gamma catalytic chain, skeletal muscle/heart isoform isoform X2 has translation MAKDEEDDKLPDKHAAKEFYAKYEPKEILGRGISSTVRRCIDKETGKEYAAKIIDLSTDNSDGMSLDATRQEIAILRLVAGHSYIIELQDVFESPTFIFLVFELCKNGELFDYLTSVVALSEKKTRYIMKQIFEGVSHIHSKSVVHRDLKPENILLDDNLNVKITDFGFAKQILAGEELHDLCGTPGYLAPETLKCNMIEDAPGYSYEVDAWACGVIMYTLLVGCPPFWHRKQMVMLRNIMEAKFSFSSPEWNDISDAPKDLICKLLVVDPKKRLSVDEALKHPFFHTVNIHHRVFDPRQKFKWAIKVVQAVVRIQRLKYTPEPLSVETAKIDPYTMRLLRKVVDGCAFRVYGHWVKKGEGQNRAALFENYPKTDLKQIYVNNLNNCT, from the exons ATGGCCAAGGATGAGGAAGATGATAAGTTGCCAGATAAACATGCAGCCAAAGAATTCTACGCTAAATATGAGCCAAAAGAAATATTAGGAAG GGGTATCAGTTCCACTGTTCGAAGATGCATCGACAAAGAAACCGGAAAGGAATACGCTGCCAAAATTATAGATTTAAGCACAGATAATTCAGACGGAATGTCCCTAGATGCGACAAGACAAGAAATAGCAATTTTACGATTAGTTGCAGGGCACTCCTACATAA ttgaaCTGCAGGATGTATTTGAATCACCTACCTTCATATTcttagtgttcgaattgtgcaAGAATGGAGAATTGTTCGACTATCTGACGTCAGTTGTGGCcctctctgaaaaaaaaacaaggtATATAATGAAACAGATTTTCGAGGGAGTGAGCCACATACATTCGAAGAGTGTTGTACACAGGGATCTCAAACCAGAAAATATTCTTTTAGATGATAATTTGAATGTTAAAATTACTGACTTTGGTTTTGCTAAACAAATTTTGGCTGGAGAGGAACTTCATG ATTTATGTGGAACTCCCGGATATTTAGCCCCAGAAACGCTCAAATGTAATATGATTGAAGATGCCCCTGGATACTCCTATGAAGTAGACGC ATGGGCTTGTGGTGTTATCATGTATACTCT ATTAGTTGGTTGCCCGCCCTTCTGGCACAGAAAGCAAATGGTAATGTTGAGGAACATAATGGAagcgaaattttcattttcttcaccaGAATGGAACGATATATCAG ATGCACCCAAAGATTTGATTTGTAAATTGCTGGTAGTAGATCCCAAGAAAAGGTTATCAGTGGACGAAGCATTGAAGCACCCCTTCTTCCATACCGTG aATATTCACCATAGAGTATTTGACCCTAGACAGAAATTCAAGTGGGCCATCAAGGTAGTACAAGCAGTGGTACGAATACAAAGGCTTAAATATACACCAGAACCTCTAAGTGTAGAAACGGCAAAAATCGATCCATATACCATGAGACTTTTGAGAAAG GTGGTTGATGGATGTGCCTTTAGAGTTTATGGTCACTGGGTTAAGAAAGGCGAAGGTCAAAATAGAGCTGCTCTCTTCGAGAATTATCCCAAAACAGATCTTAAGCAAATTTATGTGAATAATTTGAACAATTGCACATAA
- the LOC123320778 gene encoding DNA-directed RNA polymerase II subunit RPB9 produces MSKPTGYDSHSEGPGFVGIRFCQECNNMLYPREDKEHKILLYACRNCDYRQHADSKCIYVNKIMHEIDELTHIVADVISDPTLPRTEEHHCPECSHREAVFFQAQTRRAEEEMRLYYVCTNPHCAHRWTE; encoded by the exons ATGTCTAAGCCTACTGGTTACGATTCTCATAGCGAGGGACCAGGGTTTGTAGGAATCCGATTTTGCCAAGAATG CAATAACATGTTGTACCCCAGAGAAGATAAGGAACACAAAATTTTGCTGTACGCTTGCAGAAATTGTGACTACAGACAACATGCCGATTCAAAGTGTATTTATGTCAACAAAATAATGCACGAGATTGA CGAACTGACACATATTGTGGCTGATGTTATTTCTGATCCTACATTGCCTAGAACAGAAGAACACCACTGTCCAGAGTGTAGTCACAG AGAAGCTGTTTTCTTTCAAGCTCAAACAAGAAGAGCTGAGGAAGAAATGAGACTCTACTATGTTTGTACGAACCCCCATTGTGCTCATAGATGGACCGAGTAa
- the LOC123320623 gene encoding bromodomain-containing protein 7, which yields MSINLVPKKHKKHRLEKRERHESSGDKPSGLKLILKVGSQGTPEHNPEFGNMSGYSVPELEGVDPNDPYYALSKSHHKKSKKKKKKKDKSKDREKKHKHHKDKKRKREESETENTEVILSPYPVLGSPSQHREPRTCVLKKIQEKTPLQKMLEHLLGLLEKKDPQQFFAWPVTENIAPGYSSIITQPMDFSTIRQKIEDNLYNTFQDFVEDFKLMCENAMKYNHVDTIYYKTSKKLLQSGMKLLQPEKLGWLFNLIPELTSDHVGFEITPELRLNKHRDDNDDDHVIESKRKMPITKFEAIPDELTPEEILVRSQNAAREARRKLVLKKGGVPMGFLKQRRDGTTNLNILVGGDGVIPGTKKRPVLLGQLTGKLTEGTGQLAGFREDRRNYVKTVKPLYYGAFGSYAPSYDSAFSNLTKEESELVFQTYGSDTSQQYAESIMDFVKDSDYGTRLVDSLLDLLTGGDHSKTKKTLEANKKLREEEEAVKTVLEVKPIDSVKVDVDELKSLQGLGIDMSFLDNMEEEVKVAEERYELQQRLNSMCELLEKLQNAQHQRLSAPLPPHLNQCPPPSEEEVRIAETITNNLTDIAKRVNPGDIVPVVGVRKALGVAVSDVEVPNDVPDLELELRQFLECESTHLSHSPLRDDKTIEEMLLE from the exons ATGTCGATCAATCTCGTGCCTAAAAAGCACAAAAAGCACCGTCTGGAGAAACGGGAACGTCATGAGAGTTCCGGCGATAAGCCTTCGGGGCTCAAATTGATCCTGAAGGTCGGGAGTCAGGGGACTCCGGAACACAACCCGGAATTCGGAAATATGAGCGGCTATAGTGTGCCCGAGTTGGAAGGTGTGGATCCGAACGATCCATACTACGCCCTTTCGAAAAGCCACCATAAAAAAAgcaagaaaaaaaagaagaagaaggataAGAGCAAGGATCGAGAGAAGAAACACAAGCATCATAAGGATAAGAAACGGAAAAGAGAAGAAAGCGAAACTGAGAACACTG AAGTTATTCTGTCTCCGTACCCGGTGTTGGGAAGTCCGTCCCAACACAGGGAGCCCAGAACTTGTGTTTTGAAGAAGATTCAAGAGAAAACCCCTCTTCAAAAGATGTTAGAGCATCTGTTGGGTTTATTGGAGAAGAAGGATCCCCAACAATTTTTTGCTTGGCCTGTAACAGAAAATATTGCCCCTGGATATTCTAGTATTATTACACAGCCTATGGATTTCAGTACGATACGTCAGAAGATCGAAGATAACTTGTACAACACTTTCCAG GATTTCGTGGAAGACTTCAAACTAATGTGTGAAAATGCCATGAAATACAATCACGTCGATACGATCTATTATAAAACTAGCAAAAAATTGCTCCAGTCCGGTATGAAACTGTTGCAGCCGGAAAAATTGGGATGGCTCTTCAACCTCATCCCCGAATTGACGAGCGACCATGTCGGCTTCGAAATAACTCCTGAACTGAGATTGAATAAGCACAGAGATGATAATGAtgacgatcacgtcatcgagagTAAGCGTAAAATGCCAATCACTAAATTTGAGGCTATCCCGGATGAGTTGACCCCGGAAGAAATCTTAGTGAGGTCTCAGAATGCCGCTAGGGAAGCCAGAAGAAAACTAG ttctgaaaaagggAGGAGTTCCGATGGGCTTCTTAAAACAACGTAGAGATGGTACAACCAATTTAAACATTCTCGTTGGAGGTGATGGGGTGATTCCCGGCACCAAAAAAAGACCGGTATTATTGGGGCAGCTGACCGGCAAGTTGACTGAAGGAACGGGACAGTTGGCGGGATTCAGGGAAGACAG GAGAAATTATGTCAAGACTGTGAAACCTCTGTACTATGGTGCTTTTGGTTCTTACGCACCCAGTTACGATTCGGCTTTCTCTAATTTAACCAAGGAAGAAAGTGAGCTGGTTTTTCAGACTTACGGATCTGACACCTCCCAACAATACGCAGAAAGTATCATGGATTTCGTTAAAGATTCAGACTACGGCACCAGACTGGTTGATAGTCTACTTGATCTACTAACAG GTGGAGACCATAGCAAAACTAAAAAAACCTTGGAAGCTAACAAAAAACTGAGGGAAGAGGAAGAAGCAGTGAAAACAGTTCTTGAAGTTAAACCGATAGATTCGGTCAAGGTTGACGTGGACGAACTGAAAAGCTTGCAAG GTCTGGGAATAGACATGAGTTTCCTGGACAACATGGAAGAAGAGGTAAAAGTGGCGGAGGAAAGATACGAGCTTCAACAACGCTTGAATTCGATGTGCGAACTGTTGGAAAAATTGCAGAACGCCCAGCACCAGAGACTTTCCGCTCCTTTACCGCCCCATTTGAACCAGTGTCCACCTCCTAGCGAGGAAGAGGTTAGGATAGCGGAAACTATCACTAATAATTTGACCGACATCGCCAAAAGG GTCAATCCGGGTGATATTGTTCCGGTGGTCGGAGTTAGAAAGGCTCTCGGAGTGGCTGTATCCGACGTTGAGGTCCCCAACGACGTTCCCGACTTGGAACTCGAGTTACGACAGTTTTTAGAATGTGAGTCCACTCATCTAAGTCATAGTCCTTTGAGGGACGATAAAACGATTGAGGAAATGCTACTGGAATGA
- the LOC123320028 gene encoding max-binding protein MNT, whose product MSLDTLLEAAKYLELQEMMEKQSKAALSTTATVVTTANGLVAHPVLQKPITNIAPLNQQTLVITSHLPGAAQSVIHAPASSTETTNLLDKKAETMNRTRFIHNSFDIINPLYIDEKSNVAKRKPPPLVFRAGTREVHNKLEKHRRAHLKECFDILKKQLPASPDEKKTSNLNILHSAIRYIHILRKKERDLEQEMERLAREKISWQTKLALLKKDLSSHYENIDFNRLLAEVVPTAPEGNRRDSETESSVVDMKDEDSRTELVEEQHPHHSLLTTNGVKKLSLPILPSKSQGPVSSTVTSLKEVQQPVQTALSVVPVGYPLNQGLVLQKLAIVPKGITDLTPLVPTFITQQQLNGKVVPLVNAQYVVGKCPLVVVSTANPRPS is encoded by the exons ATGAGCCTCGACACCCTCCTGGAAGCCGCCAAGTACCTCGAACTGCAAGAAATGATGGAGAAACAGAGCAAGGCGGCCCTGTCGACCACCGCGACCGTCGTAACCACCGCCAACGGCCTGGTCGCGCACCCGGTCCTCCAGAAGCCGATCACCAACATCGCGCCGCTGAACCAACAGACGTTGGTGATTACCTCCCACCTACCCGGAGCCGCGCAGAGCGTCATACACGCGCCCGCGTCCTCCACCGAGACCACCAACCTCCTGGACAAGAAGGCGGAGACCATGAACCGCACCAGGTTCATACACAACAGCTTCGACATCATCAACCCCCTGTACATAGACGAGAAGAGCAACGTGGCCAAGCGAAAACCGCCCCCTCTGGTGTTCAGGGCGGGCACTAGGGAGGTGCACAACAAGCTGGAGAAGCACCGGAGGGCCCATCTGAAGGAGTGCTTCGACATCTTGAAGAAACAGTTACCAGCCTCCCCCGACGAGAAGAAGACCTCCAATTTGAACATACTACATTCAGCTATAAG GTACATCCACATACTGAGGAAGAAAGAGAGGGATCTGGAGCAGGAAATGGAGAGATTGGCCAGGGAGAAGATCTCGTGGCAGACCAAGTTAGCGCTACTCAAAAAGGACCTGTCCTCTCACTACGAGAACATAGACTTCAACAGACTCCTTGCAGAGGTCGTACCTACCGCTCCAGAGGGCAACCGTAGGGATTCGGAGACCGAGTCTAGCGTGGTCGACATGAAAGACGAGGATTCGAGGACGGAATTGGTGGAGGAGCAGCATCCGCACCACTCCCTGTTGACCACGAACGGCGTGAAAAAACTGTCGTTGCCCATATTGCCGAGCAAGAGTCAGGGACCAGTGTCGAGCACCGTTACTTCCCTGAAAGAA GTACAACAGCCTGTTCAGACTGCTCTGTCCGTTGTACCTGTCGGATATCCGCTTAACCAGGGATTGGTACTTCAGAAATTAGCAATAGTACCCAAGGGCATCACTGACCTCACGCCTTTGGTACCTACTTTCATAACGCAACAGCAACTCAACGGTAAAGTGGTGCCTCTTGTAAACGCTCAGTACGTAGTTGGGAAATGCCCATTGGTCGTTGTGAGCACTGCGAATCCAAGACCGAGTTAG
- the LOC123319992 gene encoding phosphorylase b kinase gamma catalytic chain, skeletal muscle/heart isoform isoform X1 translates to MAKDEEDDKLPDKHAAKEFYAKYEPKEILGRGISSTVRRCIDKETGKEYAAKIIDLSTDNSDGMSLDATRQEIAILRLVAGHSYIIELQDVFESPTFIFLVFELCKNGELFDYLTSVVALSEKKTRYIMKQIFEGVSHIHSKSVVHRDLKPENILLDDNLNVKITDFGFAKQILAGEELHDLCGTPGYLAPETLKCNMIEDAPGYSYEVDAWACGVIMYTLLVGCPPFWHRKQMVMLRNIMEAKFSFSSPEWNDISDAPKDLICKLLVVDPKKRLSVDEALKHPFFHTVLFDQDISTLKLSLRRDSRRYSLISQIAANIHHRVFDPRQKFKWAIKVVQAVVRIQRLKYTPEPLSVETAKIDPYTMRLLRKVVDGCAFRVYGHWVKKGEGQNRAALFENYPKTDLKQIYVNNLNNCT, encoded by the exons ATGGCCAAGGATGAGGAAGATGATAAGTTGCCAGATAAACATGCAGCCAAAGAATTCTACGCTAAATATGAGCCAAAAGAAATATTAGGAAG GGGTATCAGTTCCACTGTTCGAAGATGCATCGACAAAGAAACCGGAAAGGAATACGCTGCCAAAATTATAGATTTAAGCACAGATAATTCAGACGGAATGTCCCTAGATGCGACAAGACAAGAAATAGCAATTTTACGATTAGTTGCAGGGCACTCCTACATAA ttgaaCTGCAGGATGTATTTGAATCACCTACCTTCATATTcttagtgttcgaattgtgcaAGAATGGAGAATTGTTCGACTATCTGACGTCAGTTGTGGCcctctctgaaaaaaaaacaaggtATATAATGAAACAGATTTTCGAGGGAGTGAGCCACATACATTCGAAGAGTGTTGTACACAGGGATCTCAAACCAGAAAATATTCTTTTAGATGATAATTTGAATGTTAAAATTACTGACTTTGGTTTTGCTAAACAAATTTTGGCTGGAGAGGAACTTCATG ATTTATGTGGAACTCCCGGATATTTAGCCCCAGAAACGCTCAAATGTAATATGATTGAAGATGCCCCTGGATACTCCTATGAAGTAGACGC ATGGGCTTGTGGTGTTATCATGTATACTCT ATTAGTTGGTTGCCCGCCCTTCTGGCACAGAAAGCAAATGGTAATGTTGAGGAACATAATGGAagcgaaattttcattttcttcaccaGAATGGAACGATATATCAG ATGCACCCAAAGATTTGATTTGTAAATTGCTGGTAGTAGATCCCAAGAAAAGGTTATCAGTGGACGAAGCATTGAAGCACCCCTTCTTCCATACCGTG TTGTTTGATCAAGATATATCCACATTGAAATTGTCCCTTCGTAGAGACAGTAGAAGATACAGTTTGATTTCACAAATAGCTGCG aATATTCACCATAGAGTATTTGACCCTAGACAGAAATTCAAGTGGGCCATCAAGGTAGTACAAGCAGTGGTACGAATACAAAGGCTTAAATATACACCAGAACCTCTAAGTGTAGAAACGGCAAAAATCGATCCATATACCATGAGACTTTTGAGAAAG GTGGTTGATGGATGTGCCTTTAGAGTTTATGGTCACTGGGTTAAGAAAGGCGAAGGTCAAAATAGAGCTGCTCTCTTCGAGAATTATCCCAAAACAGATCTTAAGCAAATTTATGTGAATAATTTGAACAATTGCACATAA